Proteins from a single region of Mustela erminea isolate mMusErm1 chromosome X, mMusErm1.Pri, whole genome shotgun sequence:
- the GLA gene encoding alpha-galactosidase A, with amino-acid sequence MKLKSLVPQSGFLLVLRFLALVLWSFPGARTLDNGLAMTPTMGWLHWERFMCNTDCQGEPDSCISEKLFMQMAELMESDGWKDVGYEYLCIDDCWMAPKRDSKGRLQADPKRFPSGIRGLADYVHSKGLKLGIYADVGNKTCAGFPGSFGHYDIDAKTFADWEVDLLKFDGCYCDSVEHLEKGYKHMSLALNRTGRSIVYSCEWPLYMWPFRKPNYTEIRQYCNHWRNFEDVYDSWQSVKSILAWTSSNQKRIVDVAGPGGWNDPDMLVIGNFGLSWDQQVTQMALWAIMAAPLLMSNDLRHISPQAKALLQNKDVIAINQDPLGKQGYRLRKEDNIEVWERPLSDLAWAVAMVNLQEIGGPRFYTISIASLGQGLACIPDCMITQLLPEKRELGFYQWTSDLKTKINPTGTVLLQLAAT; translated from the exons ATGAAGCTGAAAAGTCTAGTGCCGCAGTCAGGCTTCTTGCTGGTACTTCGCTTCCTGGCCCTGGTTCTCTGGAGCTTCCCTGGTGCCAGGACCCTGGACAATGGCTTGGCGATGACTCCTACCATGGGCTGGCTGCACTGGGAGCGCTTCATGTGCAACACTGACTGCCAAGGAGAGCCGGATTCCTGTATCAG TGAGAAGCTCTTCATGCAGATGGCAGAACTCATGGAGTCAGATGGCTGGAAGGATGTAGGTTATGAGTACCTCTGCATTGATGACTGTTGGATGGCTCCCAAAAGGGATTCAAAAGGGAGACTTCAGGCAGACCCTAAACGCTTTCCAAGTGGGATCCGAGGCCTTGCTGATTAT gTTCATAGCAAAGGACTGAAGCTAGGAATTTATGCAGATGTTGGAAATAAAACCTGTGCAGGCTTCCCTGGGAGTTTTGGACACTATGATATTGATGCCAAGACCTTTGCTGACTGGGAAGTAGATCTGCTAAAATTTGATGGTTGTTACTGTGACAGCGTGGAACATTTGGAAAAAG GTTATAAGCATATGTCCTTGGCCCTGAACAGGACTGGCAGAAGCATTGTGTATTCCTGTGAGTGGCCCCTTTATATGTGGCCTTTTCGTAAG CCCAATTACACAGAAATCCGACAGTACTGCAATCACTGGAGAAATTTTGAGGATGTATATGATTCTTGGCAAAGTGTAAAGAGTATCTTGGCCTGGACATCATCTAACCAGAAGAGAATTGTTGATGTCGCAGGACCAGGGGGTTGGAATGACCCAGATATG TTAGTGATTGGTAACTTTGGCCTCAGCTGGGATCAGCAGGTAACTCAGATGGCCCTGTGGGCTATCATGGCCGCTCCATTACTCATGTCCAATGACCTCCGACACATCAGCCCTCAAGCCAAAGCCCTCCTTCAGAATAAGGATGTAATTGCCATCAACCAAGACCCCTTGGGCAAGCAGGGGTACCGGCTTAGAAAG GAAGACAACATTGAAGTGTGGGAACGCCCCCTCTCAGACTTAGCGTGGGCTGTGGCTATGGTAAACCTGCAGGAGATTGGTGGACCTCGTTTTTATACCATCTCTATTGCTTCCCTGGGTCAGGGGCTGGCCTGTATTCCTGACTGCATGATCACACAGCTCCTGCCTGAGAAGAGAGAGCTTGGGTTTTATCAGTGGACTTCAGATTTAAAGACCAAGATAAATCCCACAGGCACCGTCTTACTTCAGCTGGCAGCAACCTAG
- the HNRNPH2 gene encoding heterogeneous nuclear ribonucleoprotein H2, producing MMLSTEGREGFVVKVRGLPWSCSADEVMRFFSDCKIQNGTSGIRFIYTREGRPSGEAFVELESEDEVKLALKKDRETMGHRYVEVFKSNSVEMDWVLKHTGPNSPDTANDGFVRLRGLPFGCSKEEIVQFFSGLEIVPNGMTLPVDFQGRSTGEAFVQFASQEIAEKALKKHKERIGHRYIEIFKSSRAEVRTHYDPPRKLMAMQRPGPYDRPGAGRGYNSIGRGAGFERMRRGAYGGGYGGYDDYGGYNDGYGFGSDRFGRDLNYCFSGMSDHRYGDGGSSFQSTTGHCVHMRGLPYRATENDIYNFFSPLNPMRVHIEIGPDGRVTGEADVEFATHEDAVAAMAKDKANMQHRYVELFLNSTAGTSGGAYDHSYVELFLNSTAGASGGAYGSQMMGGMGLSNQSSYGGPASQQLSGGYGGGYGGQSSMSGYDQVLQENSSDYQSNLA from the coding sequence ATGATGCTGAGcacagaaggcagggaggggttcgTGGTGAAGGTCAGGGGCCTACCCTGGTCCTGCTCAGCTGATGAAGTGATGCGCTTCTTTTCTGATTGTAAAATCCAAAATGGCACATCAGGTATTCGTTTCATCTACACCAGAGAAGGCAGACCAAGTGGTGAAGCATTTGTCGAACTTGAATCTGAAGATGAAGTGAAATTGGCTTTGAAGAAGGACAGAGAAACCATGGGACACAGATACGTTGAAGTTTTCAAGTCCAACAGTGTTGAAATGGATTGGGTGTTGAAGCATACAGGTCCGAATAGTCCCGATACTGCCAACGATGGCTTCGTCCGGCTTAGAGGACTCCCATTTGGCTGTAGCAAGGAAGAGATTGTTCAGTTCTTTTCTGGGTTGGAAATTGTGCCAAATGGGATGACACTGCCGGTGGACTTTCAGGGGCGGAGCACAGGGGAAGCATTTGTGCAGTTTGCTTCACAGGAGATAGCTGAAAAGGCCTTaaagaaacacaaggaaagaaTAGGGCACAGGTACATTGAAATCTTCAAGAGTAGCCGAGCTGAAGTCCGAACCCACTACGACCCCCCTCGAAAGCTCATGGCTATGCAGCGGCCAGGTCCCTATGATAGGCCGGGGGCTGGCAGAGGGTATAATAGTATTGGCAGAGGGGCAGGGTTTGAAAGGATGAGGCGTGGTGCCTATGGTGGAGGGTACGGAGGCTATGATGACTATGGTGGCTATAATGATGGGTATGGCTTTGGGTCTGATAGATTCGGAAGAGACCTCAATTACTGTTTTTCAGGAATGTCTGATCATAGATACGGAGATGGTGGGTCCAGTTTCCAGAGCACCACAGGGCACTGTGTACACATGAGGGGATTACCTTACAGagccactgagaatgatatttacaattttttctcaCCTCTTAACCCCATGAGAGTGCACATTGAAATTGGACCCGATGGCCGAGTTACTGGTGAGGCAGATGTTGAATTTGCTACCCATGAAGATGCTGTGGCAGCAATGGCAAAAGACAAAGCTAATATGCAACACAGATATGTGGAGCTCTTCTTGAATTCTACTGCAGGAACAAGTGGGGGCGCCTATGACCACAGCTATGTAGAACTCTTTTTGAATTCTACAGCAGGGGCAAGTGGTGGTGCTTATGGTAGTCAAATGATGGGAGGGATGGGCTTATCCAACCAGTCTAGTTATGGGGGTCCTGCTAGTCAGCAGCTGAGTGGTGGCTACGGAGGTGGTTATGGTGGTCAGAGCAGTATGAGTGGATACGACCAAGTTCTGCAGGAAAACTCCAGTGACTATCAGTCCAACCTTGCTTAG
- the LOC116582308 gene encoding 60S ribosomal protein L36a-like, whose product MPYKRVLSAARGRCSQSLRLYGPSRHSHEQERPETSYILPFPGTSLSFCVDCALANMVNVPKTRRTFCKKCGKHQPHKVTQYKKGKDSLYAQGKRRYDRKQSGYGGQTKPIFRKKAKTTKKIVLRLECVEPNCRSKRMLAIKRCKHFELGGDKKRKGQVIQF is encoded by the exons CGAGTCCTCTCAGCCGCCAGAGGGCGGTGCTCACAGAGCCTTAGACTCTATGGTCCTTCTCGCCACTCCCATGAGCAAGAGCGACCAGAAACCTCCTATATACTTCCGTTTCCGGGCAcgtctctttctttctgtgtggaTTGCGCTCTCGCAAACATG GTGAACGTTCCTAAAACCCGCCGGACTTTCTGCAAGAAGTGTGGCAAGCACCAACCCCACAAAGTGACAcagtacaagaaaggaaaagattctCTTTATGCCCAGG GAAAGCGGCGTTATGATAGGAAGCAGAGTGGCTATGGTGGGCAGACGAAGCCTATTTTCCGGAAAAAG GCTAAAACTACAAAGAAGATTGTGCTGAGGCTTGAATGTGTTGAGCCCAATTGCAGATCTAAGAGAATGCTGGCTATTAAGAGATGCAAACATTTTGAACTGGGAGGAGATAAGAAGAGAAAG GGCCAGGTGATCCAGTTCtaa